Proteins encoded by one window of Gemmatimonadaceae bacterium:
- a CDS encoding Ig-like domain-containing protein, with protein MTNAKSISSRKPVRRSLRLVLLTLSGTAIMSCSGDSGGPVGPLPVASISVTGATTTFEIGQQVQFTAVPRSSNGNPVSGAAITWSVSPQSVASVSATGLVTAKAAGSATVTASIGTVAGSAGLTINDSGIPFATTVSMPGNSFSPFAVTIRRTGSVSFDFPSVQHDVTFKAQAGVPANIPVTRLAVVSRTFNVVGVFPYDCLIHPGMSGQVTVAQ; from the coding sequence ATGACAAACGCAAAGTCGATAAGCAGCCGAAAACCCGTGCGTCGCTCGTTGCGGCTTGTATTGCTGACGCTCTCTGGCACGGCAATCATGTCGTGCAGTGGTGACTCCGGCGGTCCGGTGGGCCCACTCCCGGTTGCCAGCATTTCGGTAACCGGGGCAACAACAACTTTTGAGATCGGACAGCAAGTGCAGTTCACAGCCGTACCGCGAAGCTCGAACGGCAACCCGGTCAGCGGAGCGGCGATCACCTGGTCTGTCTCCCCGCAGAGTGTCGCTTCGGTCAGCGCAACCGGTCTTGTCACGGCGAAAGCCGCTGGCTCGGCGACTGTCACCGCCAGCATTGGCACCGTTGCGGGCAGCGCCGGCCTGACCATCAACGACAGCGGTATTCCATTTGCCACGACGGTTTCGATGCCGGGCAATTCGTTCAGCCCGTTCGCTGTGACCATCCGCCGAACCGGATCAGTGAGCTTCGATTTTCCGTCAGTTCAGCATGACGTGACGTTCAAGGCCCAGGCAGGAGTGCCCGCAAACATTCCTGTGACTCGCCTCGCCGTCGTCAGTCGTACCTTTAATGTCGTGGGGGTCTTTCCGTACGATTGTCTGATTCACCCGGGGATGTCGGGGCAGGTTACTGTCGCACAGTAA
- a CDS encoding DUF1501 domain-containing protein has protein sequence MHESDNNACTEYNELSRRQFVTWSAGAALLATFVPPWLPKVVLAESYAANRDVIISIFMRGGADGLTLCAPFADPEYYTGRPTIAIPRPDSSSANKGIALDDRFAFPQAMSALVESFTAKDLLVVHGTGSVDSSRSHFDQQHFIEVGKPRDPTIVTGWLGRHLASTTPMRTNAPLRALGIANGLAQTLIGAPQALPIPSPANFGLVGNPATRQERTDWLKNDYLGTIDPVRSAAIDTSATMDLLKTINFAGYAPANGAVYPTGSFGASLRSAAALIKADIGVEAIQVDVGGWDTHSTQAPLTGSMFNTMTGFAGALGALYKDLIAVGAHSVTVVVVSEFGRNVRENGSMGTDHGRGNCMFVMGKNIAGGKVMTRNWTSLARENLESGNDLKVTIDHRDILAEIVKNRLTNDKLSFVFPDFVPTMRGATE, from the coding sequence ATGCATGAGTCCGACAACAATGCCTGCACCGAGTACAACGAGCTGTCCCGGCGGCAGTTCGTAACCTGGTCAGCAGGCGCGGCCCTGCTCGCGACGTTCGTTCCGCCCTGGCTCCCCAAGGTGGTTCTGGCCGAATCATACGCGGCCAACCGGGACGTGATCATTTCGATCTTTATGCGGGGCGGGGCCGATGGACTCACACTTTGCGCGCCGTTCGCCGATCCGGAGTACTACACCGGCCGGCCGACAATTGCAATTCCGCGGCCTGACAGCAGCAGCGCGAACAAGGGCATAGCGCTCGACGACAGATTCGCCTTTCCGCAGGCGATGTCCGCGTTAGTGGAATCGTTCACTGCCAAGGACCTCCTGGTGGTCCACGGAACGGGATCAGTGGATTCATCCCGATCGCACTTCGACCAGCAGCACTTCATAGAAGTCGGGAAGCCGCGTGACCCGACGATCGTAACCGGCTGGCTGGGACGCCATCTGGCAAGTACGACGCCGATGCGTACCAATGCGCCGTTGCGGGCGCTGGGCATCGCCAACGGTCTCGCTCAGACCCTCATTGGTGCACCGCAGGCGCTGCCCATTCCGAGCCCCGCCAACTTCGGGCTCGTCGGCAACCCTGCAACACGCCAGGAACGCACCGACTGGCTCAAGAACGACTATTTGGGAACGATCGACCCTGTCAGATCGGCCGCAATCGATACTTCGGCGACAATGGATCTGCTGAAGACAATCAACTTCGCCGGCTACGCCCCGGCAAACGGTGCGGTATACCCTACCGGGTCATTCGGCGCGAGCCTCAGGTCCGCGGCAGCGCTGATCAAGGCCGACATTGGCGTAGAAGCAATCCAGGTCGATGTTGGTGGGTGGGACACCCATTCGACTCAAGCGCCCCTCACCGGCAGCATGTTCAACACCATGACAGGATTTGCAGGGGCGCTTGGCGCGCTCTACAAGGATCTGATCGCGGTGGGAGCTCACTCTGTCACGGTGGTGGTGGTCTCCGAGTTCGGTCGTAACGTGCGGGAGAATGGCAGCATGGGCACCGACCACGGTCGGGGCAACTGCATGTTCGTCATGGGTAAGAACATCGCTGGCGGAAAAGTGATGACGCGGAACTGGACGAGCCTTGCCCGCGAGAATCTCGAGAGCGGGAACGATCTCAAGGTCACCATCGATCACCGGGACATTCTTGCCGAGATCGTGAAGAACCGGCTGACGAACGACAAGCTGTCGTTTGTGTTCCCTGATTTCGTTCCGACTATGCGAGGAGCAACAGAGTAA
- a CDS encoding ferritin-like domain-containing protein has translation MKTNQQPILDAIDPEIIERLVSRRDAIRKGASVSSMVATGLAMGSVPVMLAALSRDVFAQAPSDILDALQFALILEHLENEFYKAVLGTSALAAQNNAFAPVRALIPASARETFMQIQKHEQQHVDFLRTTAIPLFGGTAPAITAADFDFTGGNGSGTGPFLSATTNLDVLLLATQAFEDTGVRAYKGQAGRFLIAGNTNADIAMESALRIHSVEARHASKIRRIRRQRNPSDTTLRFSGYIRGGGAAAAGAGNIANPPAEVVAALNLIYGGGTGPVSFPDSNTRHVIFNGTAEVIVDAATVGGTSAIGGAAAQQLAATQAFDEALTKAEVITIVQGFIRNDPARGLP, from the coding sequence ATGAAAACGAATCAACAGCCGATCCTGGACGCTATCGATCCAGAGATCATCGAAAGGCTTGTATCCCGCCGCGACGCCATTAGAAAAGGCGCGTCGGTGAGCTCGATGGTTGCGACCGGTCTCGCAATGGGCTCCGTGCCGGTGATGCTGGCCGCGCTGAGCCGCGACGTGTTCGCGCAGGCGCCGTCGGACATTCTCGATGCTCTCCAGTTCGCGCTCATTCTCGAGCACCTTGAGAATGAGTTTTACAAGGCAGTGCTTGGGACCAGCGCACTGGCGGCGCAGAATAACGCGTTCGCACCTGTCCGCGCACTGATCCCCGCCTCGGCGCGGGAAACCTTCATGCAGATCCAGAAGCACGAGCAGCAGCATGTGGACTTCCTGCGGACAACGGCGATTCCGCTGTTCGGCGGAACGGCTCCAGCGATTACCGCCGCGGATTTCGACTTTACCGGTGGTAACGGTAGTGGCACAGGACCGTTTCTGTCCGCGACCACGAATCTCGATGTGCTGCTGCTCGCAACGCAGGCGTTCGAGGACACCGGCGTTCGCGCGTACAAGGGACAGGCTGGCCGGTTCCTGATTGCAGGCAACACGAATGCCGATATTGCGATGGAGAGCGCGCTTCGCATTCATTCAGTCGAAGCACGCCACGCTTCGAAGATCCGGCGCATCCGCCGCCAGCGCAACCCGAGCGACACTACGCTGCGGTTCAGTGGATACATTCGCGGAGGGGGCGCTGCCGCAGCGGGCGCAGGCAACATCGCCAACCCGCCGGCCGAAGTTGTCGCAGCATTGAACCTGATTTACGGCGGCGGCACGGGTCCGGTATCGTTCCCCGACAGCAATACGCGCCATGTGATCTTTAACGGTACGGCGGAAGTTATCGTGGATGCGGCGACCGTCGGCGGCACATCGGCGATCGGGGGCGCGGCCGCGCAGCAGCTTGCCGCGACTCAGGCTTTCGACGAAGCGCTGACGAAAGCCGAAGTGATAACCATCGTTCAGGGTTTCATCAGGAACGATCCAGCGCGCGGACTGCCATAG
- a CDS encoding metallophosphoesterase has product METASGAPQEAGPGEEADVGEGADIGEEGDVGEEADVPSRAAPEIHGDLGPDESAAGTLPDDREPELAVAPIPPVVDVRDLDWDAIAASLGPGALRARIRGTVERLEALLDSEGGAGMLFDDHRTSRSDRALRLTEVSDEPLWFIGDIHGDLLALDTALALIDREAGREGAMRARIVLLGDLFDDGGYGLETLLRVFELILDRPQTICFIAGNHDEALGYNGARFTATISPSDFSDFLNENLAHEWIGRAGKLAVRITADAPRALFFPDGLLAAHGGFPLTDLHASLAASGDWNDPRCLTDYVWSRAHPRARKKLPNRMSRGSQFGYEDFAAFCALSHTLGRPVTHMVRGHDHVDERFEIYPAYSRTPVLTTVALSRRLKRELYGPYLRVPTVARWIRGSLPQVYRLHLPEALIRSCYPEETSDGSPPDPVEQVAT; this is encoded by the coding sequence TTGGAAACGGCTTCCGGGGCGCCCCAGGAAGCAGGGCCCGGTGAGGAAGCTGACGTTGGTGAGGGAGCAGACATCGGCGAGGAAGGAGACGTCGGCGAGGAAGCAGACGTGCCCTCCCGCGCGGCCCCCGAGATACACGGCGACCTTGGCCCTGATGAATCCGCTGCCGGCACATTGCCGGATGACCGGGAGCCGGAATTGGCCGTTGCGCCCATTCCGCCGGTCGTCGATGTCCGCGACCTCGACTGGGACGCCATCGCTGCGTCGCTTGGTCCGGGCGCTCTTCGCGCGCGTATCCGCGGGACGGTGGAACGGCTCGAGGCGCTGCTCGATTCTGAAGGTGGGGCGGGCATGCTGTTCGACGATCATCGAACGAGTAGGTCTGACCGCGCACTGCGGCTGACGGAAGTGTCCGACGAACCGCTCTGGTTCATCGGCGACATTCATGGTGACCTTCTCGCGCTGGATACTGCGCTTGCCCTGATAGACCGTGAGGCGGGCCGGGAAGGCGCCATGCGCGCGCGCATCGTTCTGCTGGGCGATCTGTTCGATGACGGAGGCTACGGTCTGGAAACGCTGCTTCGAGTTTTCGAGCTCATTCTCGACCGTCCGCAGACGATCTGCTTTATCGCCGGCAATCACGACGAAGCACTTGGATACAACGGGGCACGCTTCACGGCAACGATATCGCCATCGGATTTTTCCGATTTCCTCAACGAGAACCTTGCCCACGAATGGATCGGCCGGGCGGGAAAGCTGGCAGTGAGGATTACTGCCGATGCACCACGCGCGCTGTTCTTTCCCGATGGATTGCTTGCGGCACATGGTGGATTTCCTCTGACCGATCTTCACGCGAGCCTCGCGGCTTCGGGAGACTGGAACGATCCTCGATGCCTCACTGACTACGTCTGGAGCCGCGCTCATCCGCGGGCCCGGAAGAAGCTTCCGAACCGGATGTCGCGCGGAAGCCAATTCGGCTACGAGGATTTCGCCGCATTCTGCGCGCTTAGCCATACGCTCGGCCGGCCTGTGACGCACATGGTCAGAGGCCACGACCACGTTGACGAAAGGTTCGAAATCTATCCGGCGTATTCCCGCACTCCGGTGCTCACCACTGTCGCGCTTTCGCGGCGGCTCAAGCGCGAGTTGTACGGACCGTACTTGCGGGTACCAACCGTGGCACGATGGATCAGGGGATCACTGCCGCAGGTGTATCGGCTGCACCTGCCGGAAGCGTTAATTCGGAGCTGTTATCCCGAGGAGACAAGTGACGGCAGTCCGCCTGATCCTGTGGAACAGGTAGCAACATGA
- the gspG gene encoding type II secretion system major pseudopilin GspG gives MHQNVGYAFRFGRPRNGLTLIELIVVLIVIGLLAGLVAPQILGRVSEARSTTAKAQIELLGVALENYRLDNGTYPSTAQGLAALRVKPAGSPVPMSWRGPYVRKTIPADPWGRAYIYESPGRVDRQGFDLATLGRDGKPGGEDEDADYGNGR, from the coding sequence ATGCACCAGAACGTGGGATATGCGTTCCGGTTCGGACGCCCTCGCAATGGGCTAACCTTGATCGAGCTGATTGTCGTTCTCATCGTCATTGGCCTGCTCGCCGGGCTGGTCGCGCCGCAGATACTGGGGCGTGTTTCCGAGGCCCGCAGCACTACCGCCAAGGCCCAGATCGAACTGCTCGGCGTCGCACTGGAGAACTATCGTCTCGACAATGGCACTTATCCATCTACTGCGCAGGGGTTGGCTGCGCTGAGGGTCAAACCTGCGGGCTCGCCGGTACCCATGAGCTGGCGGGGGCCATATGTAAGGAAAACAATTCCCGCTGATCCATGGGGCAGGGCGTATATATATGAGAGCCCAGGCCGCGTGGATCGTCAGGGCTTCGATCTTGCGACTCTTGGACGGGACGGGAAGCCCGGCGGAGAAGATGAGGATGCAGATTATGGCAATGGCAGGTAA
- a CDS encoding ferritin-like domain-containing protein, which translates to MSKIRQDSMKDLGTIETGLQRPTSRRGFVRIIGAGSAAAMLPALVSCEGDSIAVPIQPGGPGSGGGGTTPPGGPAPVTGVSFDLRTDAGFLRLVQVLEEVEAAFYTAVVASSNFNTFFPAEERELFVDLRDAEIIHLEVVRAGLGSQAVPSLRNNINTATLNTFLASRASIIAAARGFETLGVSGLNGSGKYLQDARNLLFAGKIVSVEARHLAALRDISVPGGTANTAFASDDTIDAMGRDIKLEAGDIIARAAATNILLPNTLAAQPISNQPTATQGVPTTNFITPTP; encoded by the coding sequence ATGTCCAAGATTCGACAGGACAGCATGAAGGACCTTGGCACCATCGAGACGGGGTTGCAACGGCCGACCAGTCGGCGTGGCTTCGTCCGGATTATCGGTGCGGGTAGTGCGGCGGCGATGCTGCCTGCGCTCGTCAGTTGCGAAGGGGACTCGATCGCCGTGCCCATCCAACCCGGCGGACCGGGGTCTGGAGGTGGAGGTACTACACCACCGGGGGGCCCGGCGCCCGTCACCGGAGTGTCGTTCGATCTGAGAACCGACGCCGGGTTCCTGCGTCTGGTTCAGGTACTCGAGGAAGTCGAAGCGGCCTTCTACACCGCCGTCGTGGCAAGCTCGAACTTCAACACGTTCTTTCCGGCCGAGGAGCGGGAATTGTTTGTCGATCTCCGCGACGCCGAGATTATTCACCTTGAAGTCGTCCGCGCCGGGCTCGGCTCGCAGGCGGTTCCCAGCCTGCGGAACAATATCAACACGGCGACGTTGAACACGTTCCTTGCCAGCAGGGCGAGCATCATCGCCGCCGCGCGAGGGTTCGAGACCCTGGGTGTGTCCGGGCTCAACGGGTCGGGCAAGTATCTGCAGGACGCCCGCAACCTTCTGTTCGCAGGAAAGATCGTGTCGGTTGAAGCACGTCACCTTGCCGCGCTCCGCGACATTTCCGTGCCGGGCGGCACCGCAAACACAGCGTTCGCCAGCGATGACACCATCGACGCCATGGGGCGGGACATCAAGCTCGAGGCGGGCGACATCATTGCCCGTGCGGCCGCGACCAACATCCTTCTGCCCAACACGCTCGCAGCGCAGCCCATCAGCAATCAGCCGACCGCCACACAAGGCGTGCCGACAACCAACTTCATCACACCCACGCCATAA
- a CDS encoding DUF1800 domain-containing protein: protein MSQSSVELEPPPTVTEVTAGPIAPPTRIAGGTTRRNFFRAGAAAVAVGSAGALAIVPRSGPRRPPGDPMLPTPAPVEPPATSGETWGSREVRLARRVTMGLTPEEVQLARTKGFSGYLDYHLNYTAIDDAAAQAFVATTYPQLVMTGAELYALDATAVLRQLQEATLFRAAFSKRQLYERMVEFWTDHFSISMRDVGYLKTLDDRDVIRKHALGNFPDMVRASARSTAMLVYLDNNTSRVGRINENYARELMELHTLGVDGGYTQADVVAVARAFTGWTIAGRGDFRFDATGHDYTAKTFLGQTIPAAPGTGAAGIGDGDKVIDFLVKHPNTAKYVSSKMIRWLLQYDPPAALVDKVAAVYLQTDGNIPSMIRAILTPDSIAAAPPKHKRPFHFVASALRGVNPTVKGVAGIANSRLSLVGQQSFVWETPDGYPDNVQFWSGLVMNRWNFGDYLTALTTGDVIVDIAPFRLVDTPDGITASINNAMFGGEMPTKTRDAIKSYLGATALSSTRVREALALAINSTTFQWY from the coding sequence ATGAGTCAGTCGTCCGTTGAGCTGGAGCCGCCGCCGACTGTCACCGAGGTGACAGCTGGGCCAATCGCACCACCGACCCGTATTGCGGGTGGCACCACGAGGCGGAATTTTTTCCGCGCGGGCGCGGCCGCCGTTGCAGTGGGGTCCGCCGGCGCACTCGCCATCGTTCCTCGATCGGGTCCGCGGCGTCCCCCTGGCGATCCAATGTTGCCGACCCCGGCACCGGTGGAGCCGCCCGCGACGAGCGGAGAAACGTGGGGTAGTCGCGAAGTTCGCCTTGCGCGACGCGTCACCATGGGGCTCACCCCGGAGGAAGTACAGCTGGCCCGTACGAAAGGGTTCAGCGGCTACCTCGATTATCATTTGAACTACACCGCGATCGACGACGCGGCGGCGCAGGCGTTTGTCGCGACCACATATCCTCAACTGGTGATGACAGGGGCCGAGCTATATGCGCTTGACGCCACCGCCGTCCTTCGCCAGCTCCAAGAGGCGACGCTTTTCAGAGCGGCCTTCTCAAAACGGCAGCTTTACGAACGGATGGTCGAGTTCTGGACTGACCACTTCAGCATCAGCATGCGCGACGTGGGCTATCTCAAGACGCTCGACGACCGTGACGTCATTCGGAAGCACGCTCTCGGCAATTTCCCGGACATGGTGCGAGCCAGTGCGCGCAGTACGGCGATGCTCGTTTATCTCGACAACAACACCAGTCGTGTCGGAAGGATCAACGAGAACTACGCCCGCGAGCTGATGGAGCTGCACACGCTTGGCGTCGACGGCGGGTACACTCAGGCGGACGTCGTCGCCGTCGCGCGCGCCTTCACGGGATGGACCATAGCCGGTCGTGGGGACTTCCGATTCGATGCGACCGGACATGATTACACCGCCAAGACATTCCTCGGCCAGACGATTCCCGCTGCGCCCGGCACTGGTGCCGCAGGCATCGGCGACGGCGACAAGGTCATCGACTTCCTGGTGAAGCACCCGAATACGGCTAAGTACGTTTCGTCGAAAATGATTCGCTGGCTGCTGCAGTACGACCCGCCGGCTGCCCTGGTCGACAAGGTCGCGGCGGTATATCTGCAGACGGATGGCAACATCCCCTCGATGATCCGGGCGATTCTCACGCCGGATAGCATTGCTGCGGCTCCCCCGAAGCACAAACGGCCTTTCCACTTTGTAGCCTCTGCGCTCCGGGGCGTCAATCCAACAGTGAAGGGCGTTGCCGGCATTGCCAACTCGCGGCTTTCCCTCGTCGGACAGCAGTCGTTTGTCTGGGAGACACCGGACGGTTATCCGGACAACGTGCAGTTCTGGTCGGGTCTGGTGATGAACCGCTGGAACTTCGGCGACTATCTCACTGCGCTGACGACAGGCGACGTCATCGTTGACATCGCTCCCTTCCGCCTTGTGGATACTCCAGACGGGATCACTGCCTCGATCAACAACGCAATGTTTGGTGGCGAGATGCCCACGAAGACTCGTGACGCAATCAAGAGCTATCTCGGCGCGACCGCGCTTTCCAGCACACGCGTGCGCGAAGCTCTTGCTCTGGCCATCAATTCGACAACGTTCCAGTGGTATTAG
- a CDS encoding vWA domain-containing protein, with protein sequence MPPEPDIPSADAPPPPVPAADGASGSTGGDRSSGGGAMPSNPDSGGMPSGAGSGAGADGGGVPSGADAGSTPMAEGDPAVSAAPPAFASDPAVPEGLQGEAAPAAPTAAPQTREKTKGVADVVFLIDVSGSMAPIIDALRKNIEAFVDSLSSGDANNAAPVRDWRGKVVGYRDIEAASGEGLEWMEDHPFVRDAVALKAQLSKLQAQGGGDEPESLLDAIYKVSTMEASPKGAQSEEANKWRYRSEAARVVVVFTDASFKETMSIPEAKGGALQDVANVVMANRIILSLFAPNFEGYDRLSQIDKSEWEVVEYEGLNPQEALQKFTADPANFRTTLKQLAASVSRSAETLAL encoded by the coding sequence ATGCCACCAGAACCGGACATCCCGTCGGCAGATGCGCCCCCTCCGCCGGTACCGGCTGCAGACGGGGCAAGTGGTTCCACCGGCGGCGATAGGTCGTCGGGCGGCGGCGCTATGCCGTCCAACCCTGACAGTGGCGGCATGCCATCTGGCGCTGGCAGTGGCGCGGGCGCCGACGGTGGCGGGGTGCCATCTGGCGCCGATGCTGGCTCCACTCCGATGGCCGAAGGTGATCCCGCGGTTTCCGCTGCTCCACCTGCCTTCGCTTCGGACCCTGCTGTCCCTGAAGGGCTCCAGGGCGAAGCGGCGCCTGCCGCCCCCACTGCAGCGCCACAGACCCGCGAAAAGACCAAAGGGGTCGCCGACGTCGTGTTTCTCATCGACGTCAGCGGAAGCATGGCGCCTATCATCGACGCCTTGCGCAAGAACATCGAAGCGTTCGTGGACTCGCTGAGCTCAGGAGATGCCAACAATGCAGCGCCCGTGCGGGACTGGCGCGGAAAGGTCGTCGGTTACCGCGACATCGAGGCGGCGAGCGGCGAAGGCCTGGAATGGATGGAGGATCATCCCTTCGTCCGCGACGCCGTTGCTCTGAAGGCCCAGCTCTCCAAACTGCAGGCGCAGGGCGGAGGCGACGAACCCGAGTCCCTTTTGGACGCGATCTACAAGGTCTCGACGATGGAAGCGTCGCCGAAGGGCGCTCAGTCGGAAGAAGCGAACAAGTGGCGATACCGCAGCGAGGCCGCCCGTGTCGTGGTGGTCTTCACAGATGCCTCATTCAAGGAGACTATGAGCATTCCCGAGGCGAAAGGCGGCGCGCTGCAGGACGTAGCCAATGTCGTCATGGCCAATCGCATCATTCTCAGCCTTTTTGCGCCCAACTTCGAGGGCTACGACAGACTCAGTCAGATCGACAAGAGCGAGTGGGAAGTGGTCGAGTACGAAGGCCTGAACCCACAGGAGGCGCTGCAGAAATTCACCGCCGATCCGGCGAATTTCCGCACGACTCTCAAACAACTCGCGGCGAGCGTGTCGCGATCAGCTGAAACGCTGGCGCTCTAG
- a CDS encoding protein kinase, which produces MAKKLRVGDTIRGYRVTKVFGPGMMAISYGAQAPGGDKIFLKQYKSPSPTVVWYAPFVDYQQELSSRIRKGKAAHYAVRLIDAFEERWGGPTYFAAYEFVENGRDLDDMLEEERETHRRTKTAPTRDPAVWARHVTWAKVFMAGIAALHESKIVHADLKPGNAYLIEDPSIGSGYQLKIIDTDFSVLTDRKAPWHGHQGYVGTDNYRSPEHMTRGAVPVLESDVFTCGLILYELLVGMHPYWQEDQAEYAKRVRAYDLKPPALLGTMPSPASNAEVSAILHRCLSPDPKKRPTAAAIRAALSGRAPRTGTAAGAAGATSRTVRPAAGSPIAGSSTGAKAAPAAGSGLTSDKIQLVAAGGESLQIGVRTALGKAILRRFGPDAEFWDSTQCTVERRPDRQWIVTPALATVNETLVNGVPLTAPRILNDGDVLAAGRSAKGISKLPLTARVG; this is translated from the coding sequence ATGGCAAAAAAACTGAGGGTCGGAGACACCATCCGCGGGTACCGCGTGACGAAAGTCTTCGGCCCGGGGATGATGGCGATATCCTACGGCGCTCAGGCGCCAGGCGGGGACAAGATATTCCTGAAGCAGTACAAATCCCCTTCTCCAACCGTGGTCTGGTACGCGCCCTTTGTCGATTACCAGCAGGAGCTGTCGAGCCGGATTCGCAAGGGGAAGGCAGCCCACTACGCGGTTCGTCTGATCGATGCGTTCGAGGAGCGGTGGGGAGGCCCGACGTACTTCGCGGCCTATGAATTTGTCGAGAATGGACGCGACCTGGACGACATGCTCGAGGAGGAGCGGGAGACTCACCGACGCACGAAAACAGCCCCAACCCGGGACCCCGCGGTCTGGGCCAGACACGTTACATGGGCCAAAGTTTTCATGGCCGGGATCGCTGCTCTCCATGAATCGAAAATCGTACATGCCGATCTCAAACCGGGAAACGCCTATCTGATCGAGGATCCGTCGATCGGTTCAGGGTACCAGCTGAAGATCATCGACACGGATTTTTCCGTGCTCACTGACCGGAAAGCGCCGTGGCATGGCCATCAGGGCTATGTCGGAACCGACAACTACCGGTCACCCGAGCACATGACACGCGGCGCGGTGCCAGTGCTCGAGTCCGACGTTTTTACATGCGGGCTCATTCTGTATGAGCTTCTCGTTGGAATGCATCCATACTGGCAGGAGGATCAGGCCGAGTATGCGAAACGTGTACGAGCGTATGACTTGAAGCCGCCAGCATTGCTGGGGACGATGCCGTCACCCGCGAGCAACGCCGAGGTGAGCGCGATTTTGCACCGGTGCCTTTCGCCGGATCCGAAAAAACGACCCACAGCCGCGGCAATCCGCGCGGCGCTGAGTGGGCGGGCGCCGCGAACAGGAACGGCCGCCGGGGCTGCAGGTGCAACTTCTCGCACTGTGCGGCCGGCTGCAGGATCGCCGATTGCGGGTTCCTCCACTGGCGCGAAAGCGGCGCCGGCAGCGGGATCGGGTTTGACGTCGGATAAAATCCAACTGGTTGCCGCGGGTGGTGAATCACTCCAGATCGGCGTTCGAACAGCTCTTGGCAAGGCAATCCTTCGCCGCTTCGGACCCGATGCGGAGTTCTGGGACTCGACGCAGTGCACTGTTGAGCGGCGCCCGGACAGACAATGGATTGTGACACCGGCGCTTGCGACCGTGAATGAAACGCTAGTGAATGGTGTCCCACTCACTGCACCCCGGATACTGAACGACGGCGACGTGCTTGCCGCGGGTCGCAGCGCAAAGGGAATATCCAAGCTTCCCCTTACGGCGCGTGTCGGCTGA